GCCGGTCCGCCTGGACGAAGTCCACCGCGGACAGGAAGCGGGACTGGCGGAAGAGGTTGGGCCACGCGTCGGGCGTCTGCATCTTCAGCGCGTCCACGCCGTGGGTGAGCGTGAGCTCCTCGAAAGCCGCGGCGGCCTCCGCGAAGAGGATGACGTTGAGGGCGGAGTACGGCCAGTCGGGGAACTGGACCTCCACCGGCGTCAGGCCCAGCCCCTTGAGCGTCTCCAGCGCCGCGCGGTCCACGTCCGTGGCGGGGCTCTCCTTCATCCACGCGGGCACGTAGCCCACGCGCAGGCCCTTCACGGGCGCGTTCGCGTCGAAGTCCAGCTTCGCGGTCACGCTCGCCACGTCGCCCGCGTCCGCGCCGTGGAGCGCCGCGAGCACCAGCAGTGAGTCCTCCACCCCGCGCGTCATGGGCCCCAGCTTGTCCAGCGACCAGCACAGCGTCATCGCGCCCGTGCGCGGCACGCGGCCATAGGTGGGACGCAGGCCGGTGATGCCGCAGCGCATGGACGGCGACACGATGCTGCCGCCCGTCTCGCTGCCCAGCGAGAAGCCCACGAGCCCCGCCGCCGTCGCCGCGCCCGGCCCCGCGCTGCTGCCGGAGGAGCCTTCCTCCAACAGCCACGGGTTCTTCGTCTCTCCGCCAAACCAGATGTCGTTGAGCGCGAGCGCACCCAGGCTGAGCTTCGCCACCAGCACGGCGCCCGCGCGGTGCAGCCGCGCCACCGCGGCGGCGTCCGTGGTGGGGACGCGGTCGCGGAAGGGCTCCGCGCCGTAGGTGGTGCGGATGCCCGCGGTGTCCACCAGGTCCTTCGCTCCCCAGGGGATGCCGTGCAGCGGCCCCTTGTAGCGGCCCGCCGCGAGGTCCTTGTCCGCCTGCCGGGCCTGCTGGAGCGCCAGCTCCTCCGTCAGCGTGATGACGCACTGGAGCTGGGGGTCATGGCGCTTCAGCCGCTCCAGGTACAG
The sequence above is drawn from the Corallococcus sp. NCRR genome and encodes:
- a CDS encoding amidase, coding for MSSSRRQFLTHTVIGLASTAVSAAPDAGTSAPPAGAPPTFGAGPTVGPEVSPTTFAEAEKLMQVQLTPAERTQAASNWRMSLAPLHERRTGPRKLALEPTLSPASQWNPSLPGLKPTAPAKERFVRSRDAKVPLPAKEEDIAFAPLTQLSRWVQSRAITSERLTRLYLERLKRHDPQLQCVITLTEELALQQARQADKDLAAGRYKGPLHGIPWGAKDLVDTAGIRTTYGAEPFRDRVPTTDAAAVARLHRAGAVLVAKLSLGALALNDIWFGGETKNPWLLEEGSSGSSAGPGAATAAGLVGFSLGSETGGSIVSPSMRCGITGLRPTYGRVPRTGAMTLCWSLDKLGPMTRGVEDSLLVLAALHGADAGDVASVTAKLDFDANAPVKGLRVGYVPAWMKESPATDVDRAALETLKGLGLTPVEVQFPDWPYSALNVILFAEAAAAFEELTLTHGVDALKMQTPDAWPNLFRQSRFLSAVDFVQADRLRRKVAQEMARIMSRVDVLLVPSLRDEALTITNHTGHPSLTLRTGFVEVSKARSDWAPDPKRPMPTFSPPRRVPHGVTLVGQLFDEGTLGRVGIALERASGVAGERPPGF